A stretch of the Musa acuminata AAA Group cultivar baxijiao chromosome BXJ2-7, Cavendish_Baxijiao_AAA, whole genome shotgun sequence genome encodes the following:
- the LOC103991344 gene encoding RING-H2 finger protein ATL67 codes for MSTHASPGGAASSSSSSSLFTTLSFSFAIAVSLGLLSALLVVSYICCRRRPQNPGSAPGPIPAEGVLQRHIIFVAEDDDGEDSEGGGRASGLDQAAISSYPKFPFSAAKGGDTVCSICLCEYREGEMLRMMPDCHHYFHLLCIDVWLRLNASCPVCRTSPLPTPVSTPISTPLSELVPLSHFAADRRRRS; via the coding sequence ATGTCCACTCACGCCTCCCCCGGcggcgccgcctcctcctcctcgtcctcttccctCTTCACGACCCTCAGTTTCTCCTTCGCTATTGCCGTCTCCCTCGGCCTCCTCTCCGCTCTTCTCGTCGTCTCCTACATCTGCTGCCGCCGACGACCCCAGAACCCCGGTTCCGCCCCGGGCCCGATCCCCGCCGAAGGCGTCCTCCAGCGACACATCATCTTCGTCGCCGAGGACGACGACGGCGAGGACAGCGAGGGCGGCGGCCGGGCATCGGGGCTCGATCAGGCGGCCATCAGCTCGTACCCTAAGTTCCCGTTCTCGGCGGCCAAGGGTGGGGATACCGTCTGCTCGATCTGCCTTTGCGAGTACCGGGAGGGGGAGATGCTCCGGATGATGCCCGACTGCCACCACTACTTCCACCTCCTCTGCATCGATGTCTGGCTCCGGCTCAACGCGTCCTGCCCGGTCTGCCGGACGTCGCCATTGCCCACGCCGGTGTCTACTCCAATCTCAACACCATTGTCAGAGCTCGTCCCGCTCTCCCATTTCGCAGCTGACCGCAGGAGGAGGAGCTAA